From a region of the Impatiens glandulifera chromosome 4, dImpGla2.1, whole genome shotgun sequence genome:
- the LOC124934988 gene encoding uncharacterized protein C1683.06c codes for MEAETIWTLRSSLLIFVITLLGVVSIFSDGLPHRILLDTDVDTDDLFAILYLLKLNRSEIELQAITINTNAWTDAGHAVNQVYDVLYMMNRDDIVVGMGGEGGIDEDGIIQPNVGGYLPLIEQGIGTSGYCRYRQTIHAGQGGRLDVSSNYGLRKSFLPQGSRRYSPLRQPTSQQVMIDTISSGPISVITIGTHTNLAIFLMTNPHLKKNIQHIYVMGGGVRSKNPTDCFRKENTTTSSFQPQECGDRGNLFTDYTSNPYAEFNIFGDPFAAYQVIHSGIPVTLVPLDATNTIPITEEFFDALGNIQYYTYEAQYCFKSMKITRDTWFDDQFYTCCSP; via the exons ATGGAAGCGGAGACAATTTGGACGCTTAGATCCTCGTTGTTGATCTTTGTTATAACACTGCTCGgagttgtttcaatattttccGACGGTTTGCCTCACCGGATTCTGCTTGATACGGATGTTGACACTGACGATTTGTTTGCTATCTTATACCTATTGAAGCTTAACCGATCAGAGATTGAATTGCAG GCTATAACTATTAACACAAATGCATGGACCGATGCTGGTCATGCTGTAAATCAAGTTTACGATGTCCTTTACATGATGAACCGCGATGACATTGTTGTTGGAATGGGAGGTGAAGGAGGAATAGACGAAGATGGAATCATACAACCAAATGTTGGAGGATATCTTCCACTAATTGAACAG GGGATTGGCACTTCTGGTTATTGTAGATATAGACAAACAATTCATGCAGGTCAGGGAGGACGATTAGATGTTAGTTCAAATTATGGTTTGAGGAAAAGTTTTCTTCCACAG GGGAGCAGGAGATATTCTCCTCTTAGACAACCTACTTCTCAACAAGTTATGATTGACACGATATCTTCCGGTCCTATTAGTGTTATCACTATCGGAACACACACGAATTTAGCCATTTTTCTTATGACTAATCCTCATCTTAAGAAGAACATTCAACACATTTATGTCATGGGTGGTGGTGTGAGGTCTAAGAACCCAACAGATTGTTTTCGAAAAGAAAACACCACTACATCTTCTTTCCAGCCTCAAGAATGTGGTGATCGTGGTAATCTGTTCACTGATTACACTAGCAACCCGTATGCAGAATTCAACATATTTGGAGATCCTTTTGCTGCATACCAG GTAATCCATTCAGGAATTCCTGTGACATTGGTTCCTCTTGATGCAACAAACACCATTCCTATAACTGAGGAGTTTTTCGACGCACTTGGGAACATTCAGTACTATACATACGAGGCACAATACTGCTTCAAATCCATGAAAATTACTCGCGATACTTGGTTTGATGACCAATTCTACACG TGTTGTTCTCCATAG